Proteins from one Tsuneonella aeria genomic window:
- a CDS encoding cytochrome P450 codes for MASIAEPVIQANQAREAAPAHWRTGHPSTEDLAHIPGERGLPLVGNTLRLLADPHAFARRMTRTYGRVYKNWAFGGWHVALVGADANELILMDRDKNFSSEQGWGPTLDKLFPRGLMLMDFDHHRVDRRALSIAFKPEPMRHYAAALDRGIAAEVAGWAGPMKFYPAIKQLTLDLAAESFLGGGLGPDSPRINQAFVDMVQASVAPIRKPLPFTQMKRGVDGRAYLVDVFTRETLRRRAGEGLGQDMFSQFATATREDGALLAVDQVVDHMNFLMMAAHDTITSSATSLVWLLAQNPGWQERLRQEIVAVTGGHDAQGKPRGLTYDDLGKLDLTEMAFKEALRLIPPVPSLPRRALRSFEFGGYRIPGGTEVGFNVYLTHRMEEHWDDPETFDPMRFTPDKVKTRHKYAWLPFGGGAHMCLGLHFAYMQVKILMAQILQRYTIEIADGYVPAWQPWPIPKPKDGLQVTFKPL; via the coding sequence ATGGCCTCTATCGCAGAGCCCGTTATCCAAGCGAACCAGGCGCGAGAGGCCGCGCCCGCGCATTGGCGGACGGGGCATCCGTCCACCGAGGACCTGGCCCATATCCCCGGAGAGAGAGGCCTGCCGCTGGTCGGCAACACGTTGCGCCTGCTGGCCGACCCGCATGCTTTCGCCCGGCGCATGACCCGCACGTATGGCCGGGTGTACAAGAACTGGGCGTTCGGCGGCTGGCACGTTGCGTTGGTGGGCGCGGACGCGAACGAGCTGATCCTGATGGACCGGGACAAGAACTTCAGCTCCGAACAGGGCTGGGGCCCCACGCTCGACAAGTTATTCCCGCGCGGGCTGATGCTGATGGATTTCGACCATCATCGGGTGGATCGCCGCGCGTTGTCCATCGCGTTCAAGCCGGAACCCATGCGTCACTACGCCGCCGCGCTCGACCGCGGCATAGCCGCCGAAGTTGCTGGCTGGGCGGGGCCAATGAAGTTCTATCCCGCGATCAAGCAGCTGACGCTCGATCTCGCTGCCGAAAGCTTCCTTGGCGGCGGGCTCGGTCCCGATTCACCGCGGATCAACCAGGCGTTCGTGGACATGGTGCAGGCCTCCGTCGCGCCGATCCGCAAGCCGCTGCCGTTCACCCAGATGAAGCGCGGGGTGGATGGGCGCGCCTACCTCGTCGACGTGTTCACCCGCGAAACGCTGCGCCGCCGCGCAGGCGAAGGGTTGGGGCAGGACATGTTCAGCCAGTTCGCCACCGCCACGCGCGAAGACGGCGCGCTGCTGGCGGTGGACCAGGTGGTCGATCACATGAACTTCCTGATGATGGCGGCGCACGATACCATCACCTCCAGCGCAACCAGCCTCGTCTGGCTGCTGGCGCAGAATCCCGGCTGGCAGGAACGGTTGCGGCAGGAAATCGTCGCGGTGACAGGCGGCCACGATGCGCAAGGCAAGCCGCGCGGCCTGACCTACGACGATCTCGGCAAGCTCGATCTCACGGAAATGGCGTTCAAGGAAGCGCTGCGGCTGATCCCGCCGGTCCCCAGCTTGCCGCGCCGGGCGCTGCGCAGCTTCGAATTCGGCGGATACCGCATCCCCGGCGGCACGGAAGTGGGCTTCAACGTCTATTTGACGCACCGGATGGAGGAGCACTGGGACGATCCGGAAACCTTCGATCCCATGCGCTTTACGCCAGACAAGGTGAAGACCCGCCACAAATACGCCTGGCTGCCGTTCGGCGGCGGCGCGCATATGTGCCTGGGCCTGCACTTTGCCTACATGCAGGTGAAGATTCTGATGGCGCAGATCCTGCAGCGCTACACGATCGAGATCGCCGACGGGTATGTGCCGGCGTGGCAGCCGTGGCCGATCCCCAAGCCGAAGGACGGCCTGCAGGTGACGTTCAAGCCGCTCTAG
- the hemH gene encoding ferrochelatase, with the protein MTRIPSSLPADHPRVSSGKVGVLLVNLGTPDAPDARSVRRYLKEFLSDRRVVEIPALAWQPILRGVILNTRPKRSARAYAEVWTDAGSPLAAITAAQTAALQERLGAGVQVAYAMRYGRPAIGAALQALMDDGCERILLAPLYPQYSAATTATVVDKAADTLRTMRWQPAMRTLPPYHDDPVYIDALAADIGAQIDALDFAPEVLVLSFHGMPERTLLLGDPYHCHCRKTARLLEAALRRPDLRIETAFQSRFGRAKWLEPATETLLAEEARNGTRRLAIAAPGFAADCLETLEELGIRGRAQFEGAGGERFAALACLNAGAPGMDMLETIVRRELAGWV; encoded by the coding sequence GTGACCCGTATTCCATCATCGTTGCCCGCCGATCACCCACGGGTGAGTTCGGGCAAGGTCGGCGTGCTGCTGGTCAACCTGGGCACGCCGGATGCGCCCGATGCGCGTTCGGTAAGGCGCTACCTCAAGGAATTTCTCTCCGACCGCCGCGTGGTCGAGATCCCGGCGCTGGCGTGGCAGCCGATCCTGCGCGGCGTCATCCTCAATACCAGACCGAAGCGAAGCGCTCGCGCCTACGCCGAAGTGTGGACCGACGCCGGATCGCCACTCGCCGCCATCACCGCGGCACAGACGGCGGCGCTGCAGGAGCGGTTGGGCGCCGGTGTCCAGGTGGCTTACGCCATGCGCTATGGCCGGCCGGCGATCGGCGCCGCGTTGCAGGCGCTGATGGACGACGGATGCGAACGGATCCTGCTGGCGCCGCTCTATCCACAATACTCTGCCGCGACGACCGCGACAGTTGTGGACAAGGCTGCGGACACGCTGCGGACAATGCGTTGGCAGCCCGCCATGCGCACGCTTCCACCCTACCATGACGACCCCGTGTACATCGATGCGCTCGCCGCGGATATCGGCGCGCAGATCGACGCGCTCGACTTCGCGCCCGAAGTCCTGGTGCTCAGCTTTCACGGGATGCCCGAGCGCACGCTGCTCCTGGGCGATCCATACCACTGCCACTGCCGTAAGACCGCCCGTCTGCTCGAAGCCGCGCTGCGCCGGCCGGACCTGCGGATCGAGACCGCCTTCCAGAGCCGCTTCGGCCGCGCGAAATGGCTGGAGCCGGCCACGGAGACGCTGCTGGCGGAGGAGGCCCGCAACGGCACGCGCCGCCTCGCGATCGCTGCGCCGGGCTTCGCAGCCGACTGTCTGGAGACGCTGGAGGAACTCGGAATTCGCGGGCGCGCGCAGTTCGAAGGGGCGGGCGGCGAACGCTTCGCCGCGCTTGCCTGTCTCAATGCCGGCGCGCCGGGCATGGACATGTTGGAAACGATCGTCCGCCGTGAACTGGCCGGCTGGGTCTAG
- a CDS encoding molybdopterin cofactor-binding domain-containing protein: MDVSRRGLLAGAAIGGGLLVAWGLWPREYGVPLTPGRGEWAYSAWLKLGRDGVLTVAVPQLEMGQGVATLIPQIVAAEMGADWRQVAVEPAPVSGAYANLSLAAKWAPLWMPFAPALADDPRKTIARRWAGESGFMATAEGTSLAAYEAPARDAAAAARAMLCMAAADRWGVSWDECAVRGGVVFHAGKHLSFAALAEEAARQTPPDRPPLLPAPYSEPAVPGGAEAEAEVPFRRLDLPAKVDGSFPFAADIRLPGMLYAAIRHGPIGDTELLGYDEAAGSRVRGVRHVVKARGWIAAVADTWWAAERALEEMAPVWRTSERARSSTIEERLDSALLKGEASRIVTRGDGDSALGTPDVTYRYDIAPATHATLETASATARLADGRLELWLASQAPAQAKAAAGKAVGLSADDVVLYPMAAGGSFDRRLEHDHAIEAAVIAAEIGAPVQLTWSRWQEMVAGRPRAPLACLASAWTAQEDGTPVGLRLRVAMPATVREFGARLFGNRTALAARRVYAGEGPDPLAFEGATTPYAIANVAIDHVPVDVGLPTGRMRGNAPAYLAFVVESFIDELAARVGREPLSFRMALLGADPRLAECLQRAARLAQWDGGASQSGNGIACWRIGDPAGGGPVARIACVATARPGEGGVRVQRLAAAVDLGRIVNRDIARQQVEGGLIFGTSLATGSALRYEAGLPTVSSFAGLGLPTLADSPEISIELISGAGDPADPGEIGVAVAAPAIANALHSATGLRLRRLPLLSEGL, encoded by the coding sequence ATGGACGTCAGCCGCCGGGGACTTCTGGCCGGCGCTGCCATCGGCGGCGGACTGCTTGTCGCCTGGGGGCTGTGGCCGCGCGAATACGGCGTACCACTGACGCCCGGACGGGGCGAATGGGCTTATTCCGCCTGGCTCAAGCTCGGGCGTGACGGGGTGCTGACGGTCGCCGTCCCCCAGCTCGAGATGGGTCAGGGGGTCGCCACGCTGATCCCGCAGATCGTCGCGGCGGAGATGGGGGCGGACTGGCGGCAGGTGGCGGTGGAGCCGGCGCCGGTTTCGGGCGCCTATGCCAACCTGTCGCTGGCGGCGAAATGGGCGCCCCTGTGGATGCCCTTCGCACCTGCTCTGGCGGACGACCCGCGCAAGACGATCGCCCGGCGCTGGGCGGGGGAAAGCGGGTTCATGGCGACGGCCGAGGGAACCTCGCTCGCCGCATACGAGGCGCCGGCGCGCGATGCCGCGGCTGCGGCGCGGGCGATGCTGTGCATGGCCGCGGCCGACCGCTGGGGGGTATCGTGGGACGAATGCGCGGTGCGCGGGGGCGTGGTGTTCCATGCCGGCAAGCACCTGAGCTTCGCGGCCCTGGCGGAAGAGGCTGCCCGCCAGACGCCGCCCGATCGGCCGCCCCTGCTCCCTGCGCCCTATTCCGAACCCGCGGTGCCGGGCGGTGCGGAGGCGGAGGCGGAGGTGCCGTTTCGCCGGCTCGACCTGCCGGCCAAGGTTGACGGAAGCTTTCCGTTCGCGGCCGATATCCGCCTGCCCGGAATGCTCTACGCCGCCATCCGCCACGGCCCCATCGGCGACACGGAACTGCTCGGCTACGACGAGGCGGCGGGAAGCCGCGTGCGCGGCGTGCGCCACGTGGTCAAGGCACGCGGCTGGATCGCAGCGGTGGCGGACACCTGGTGGGCTGCCGAACGCGCGCTGGAGGAAATGGCCCCCGTCTGGCGCACAAGCGAGCGCGCGCGCAGCAGCACGATCGAGGAACGGCTCGATTCCGCGCTCCTGAAAGGGGAGGCGAGCCGCATCGTGACTCGCGGCGATGGCGACAGCGCGCTGGGCACGCCGGACGTCACGTACCGCTATGATATCGCGCCAGCCACGCATGCGACGCTGGAGACGGCCAGCGCGACCGCGCGCCTTGCGGACGGGCGGCTGGAGCTGTGGCTCGCCAGCCAGGCACCTGCGCAAGCGAAGGCGGCGGCCGGTAAGGCCGTCGGCCTCTCGGCGGACGATGTCGTCCTCTATCCCATGGCCGCGGGCGGCAGCTTCGACCGAAGGCTGGAGCATGACCACGCGATCGAGGCGGCGGTGATCGCGGCCGAGATTGGCGCACCGGTCCAGCTCACCTGGTCGCGGTGGCAGGAGATGGTCGCCGGGCGTCCGCGTGCGCCGCTCGCGTGCCTTGCCAGCGCATGGACCGCGCAGGAGGATGGCACGCCCGTGGGCCTGCGTCTGCGCGTCGCGATGCCTGCCACGGTCCGCGAATTCGGCGCGCGCCTGTTCGGGAACCGGACTGCGCTTGCGGCGCGAAGGGTGTATGCGGGCGAGGGCCCCGACCCCCTGGCCTTCGAAGGCGCGACGACGCCCTATGCCATCGCCAATGTGGCGATCGATCACGTGCCGGTCGATGTCGGCCTTCCCACCGGGCGGATGCGGGGCAACGCCCCCGCCTACCTCGCCTTCGTGGTGGAAAGCTTCATCGACGAGCTGGCGGCGCGCGTAGGCCGGGAACCGCTGTCATTCCGCATGGCGCTGCTGGGCGCCGATCCGCGCCTTGCCGAATGTCTCCAGCGGGCAGCCCGGCTGGCCCAGTGGGACGGCGGCGCGTCGCAGAGCGGCAACGGCATTGCCTGCTGGCGCATCGGCGACCCGGCGGGCGGGGGGCCAGTGGCGCGGATCGCCTGTGTCGCGACCGCGCGTCCGGGGGAAGGCGGGGTGCGCGTGCAACGGCTGGCTGCGGCGGTGGATCTGGGGCGCATCGTCAACCGTGATATCGCCCGCCAGCAGGTGGAAGGCGGGCTGATTTTCGGCACGAGCCTGGCGACCGGGTCGGCCCTGCGGTACGAAGCGGGCCTGCCCACCGTCAGCAGCTTCGCCGGTCTCGGCTTGCCGACCCTGGCCGACAGCCCGGAGATTTCGATCGAGCTGATTTCAGGAGCCGGCGATCCGGCCGATCCGGGGGAAATCGGCGTGGCCGTCGCGGCCCCGGCGATCGCCAACGCGCTTCATTCGGCGACCGGGCTCCGCCTGCGGCGCCTCCCCTTGCTGTCGGAGGGCCTGTGA
- a CDS encoding Mrp/NBP35 family ATP-binding protein, whose translation MDEQALKARLPQSLAARTRSLKQNGSVVTAILDAAGLDAGGRAALEREVHGALSGVPGVSEVRVALMADRAGPGPAARPSALRDGGSGPIIVAVGSGKGGVGKSTLTANLAVALGRLGRKVGLVDADVYGPSQPTLLGTLGQRPESEAEKLVPIESPYGVKMLSMGHLVEPGRALAWRGPMASGAFGQLVDAHWGDTEIVLLDLPPGTGDVQITMVQKYRPAGAVIVSTPQDLALIDARRAAELFAQGKVPVIGLVENMAGYICPHCGGESDPFGRGGAEAAAAEAGFAFLGRIPLSLSVREASDAGTPPAAGEGPDAALFIAIARQVADWLDGRAG comes from the coding sequence ATGGACGAACAGGCCCTGAAGGCACGCTTGCCGCAATCGCTGGCCGCGCGCACGCGCTCGTTGAAACAGAACGGCAGCGTGGTTACGGCAATCCTCGACGCTGCCGGCCTCGACGCCGGGGGGCGCGCGGCGCTGGAGCGCGAGGTGCACGGCGCGCTGTCGGGCGTGCCTGGGGTGTCGGAAGTGCGCGTGGCGCTGATGGCGGACCGTGCAGGGCCAGGTCCTGCTGCCAGACCCTCCGCCCTGCGCGACGGCGGTTCTGGCCCGATCATCGTGGCGGTTGGCTCCGGCAAGGGCGGGGTTGGCAAGTCCACCCTCACCGCAAATCTGGCGGTCGCGCTGGGACGGCTGGGCCGCAAGGTCGGGCTGGTCGACGCGGACGTCTATGGCCCCAGCCAGCCGACCCTGCTCGGCACCCTGGGCCAGCGGCCCGAGTCCGAAGCCGAAAAACTCGTGCCGATCGAAAGTCCGTACGGCGTGAAGATGCTGTCGATGGGACACCTCGTCGAACCCGGCAGGGCGCTGGCATGGCGCGGCCCGATGGCGAGCGGCGCGTTCGGCCAGCTCGTCGATGCGCATTGGGGCGACACCGAAATCGTCCTCCTCGATCTACCGCCCGGGACGGGGGACGTGCAGATCACGATGGTACAGAAATACCGCCCGGCAGGCGCAGTGATTGTCTCCACCCCGCAGGACCTGGCCCTTATCGATGCACGCCGTGCGGCGGAACTGTTCGCGCAAGGCAAGGTGCCCGTGATCGGGCTGGTCGAAAATATGGCGGGCTACATCTGCCCCCACTGCGGCGGGGAAAGCGATCCGTTCGGGCGCGGCGGCGCCGAGGCCGCGGCGGCGGAGGCGGGCTTCGCGTTCCTCGGCCGCATACCGCTCAGCCTGTCGGTGCGCGAGGCGAGCGACGCGGGCACGCCCCCTGCTGCGGGCGAGGGCCCTGACGCGGCACTGTTCATCGCGATCGCGCGGCAGGTGGCTGACTGGCTTGACGGGCGGGCTGGATAG
- the hflK gene encoding FtsH protease activity modulator HflK, whose translation MNINDGMGRLLGMAAGKSPWGGSKGGNTGDGPPNGGGTGDRPPSEPADGGSSADKPSQDKPAGDKPKGPRNPWLPPAEEPRRSASIEDIFRNRGPEGPRRTGGGGPGFRLPDAPGGRSWFPYAVAGIAAIWLALSMVHQVGPKEEGIVTTFGKYSRTLTPGLNLTLPWPIQNVDIEQVSEFRVEQIPDGSAQKLMLTGDQNLVDLSYIVRWSIKDLKQFRFQLDEPQQTVRDVAEAAMRASVAQKDLNDVLSGSGRAAIEQNVTTRMQAILDAYRSGIAIQGVQIRKTDPPTEVEEAFKDVSAAQQDADAEINKAEAFAQQVLARAQGDAASFDKIYAEYRLAPEVTRQRLYYETMERVLRQNDKTIIEAPGVTPYLPLPEVQKRARPAEAQ comes from the coding sequence ATGAACATCAATGACGGGATGGGACGCTTGCTGGGCATGGCCGCGGGCAAGAGTCCGTGGGGTGGAAGCAAGGGCGGCAACACCGGCGACGGTCCGCCCAACGGCGGCGGCACGGGCGATCGTCCGCCGAGCGAGCCCGCGGACGGCGGATCTTCTGCCGACAAGCCTTCCCAGGACAAGCCGGCCGGCGACAAGCCCAAAGGCCCGCGCAATCCGTGGCTGCCACCGGCGGAGGAGCCGCGCCGTTCCGCCAGCATCGAGGATATCTTCCGCAACCGCGGACCCGAAGGTCCGCGCCGCACCGGCGGCGGCGGACCAGGATTCCGCCTTCCCGATGCGCCCGGCGGGCGGAGCTGGTTCCCCTATGCCGTGGCCGGGATCGCGGCGATCTGGCTGGCGCTGTCGATGGTGCACCAGGTCGGCCCCAAGGAAGAAGGCATCGTCACCACCTTCGGCAAGTACTCGCGCACGCTGACGCCGGGCCTCAACCTCACGCTGCCCTGGCCGATCCAAAACGTGGATATCGAGCAGGTCAGCGAGTTTCGCGTGGAGCAGATTCCCGATGGGTCCGCACAGAAGCTGATGCTGACCGGGGACCAGAACCTGGTCGATCTCAGCTACATTGTCCGCTGGTCCATCAAGGACCTGAAGCAGTTCCGCTTCCAGCTCGACGAGCCCCAGCAGACCGTGCGCGACGTGGCAGAAGCCGCGATGCGCGCGTCCGTGGCGCAAAAAGACCTCAACGACGTGCTGTCAGGCTCGGGCCGTGCCGCTATCGAGCAGAACGTGACCACGCGGATGCAGGCCATCCTGGATGCCTATCGTTCCGGCATCGCGATCCAGGGCGTGCAGATCCGCAAGACCGACCCGCCGACCGAGGTGGAGGAAGCGTTCAAGGACGTGTCCGCCGCGCAGCAGGATGCTGACGCGGAAATCAACAAGGCAGAGGCGTTCGCCCAGCAGGTGCTCGCCCGGGCACAGGGCGATGCGGCATCGTTCGACAAGATCTACGCCGAATACAGGCTCGCCCCCGAAGTCACCCGCCAGCGCCTCTACTATGAAACGATGGAGCGCGTGTTGCGCCAGAACGACAAGACGATCATCGAGGCACCGGGCGTGACGCCCTACCTCCCCCTGCCCGAGGTGCAGAAACGCGCCCGCCCGGCGGAGGCGCAGTGA
- the hflC gene encoding protease modulator HflC: protein MQALWETHKTSLIAVGIAIVALLSSLVVVPESEQAVIIQAGRPDRVANRYVPDRPYGETGAGIVFRVPFYERVERIDKRVLSVDMEPQTVLSTDQLRLNVDAYARYRIIDPVTMVETAGTLAGVETQLAQILSSVVRQELGRRSFASLLAAERGTTMANIRTKLDAEARKYGAQVIDVRIARADLPDGTPLESAFNRMRTARAQEAATLRAQGQRNAQIIRAEAEAEAAKIYAAAYGKDPEFYDFYRAMQSYDTTFAPDSKSASTIILSPDNEYLRQFRGQR from the coding sequence ATGCAGGCGCTCTGGGAAACCCACAAGACGTCGCTGATCGCGGTCGGCATTGCCATCGTCGCCCTCCTCTCCAGCCTGGTTGTGGTGCCGGAATCGGAACAGGCGGTCATCATCCAGGCCGGCCGGCCCGACCGGGTCGCCAACCGCTATGTGCCCGATCGCCCGTATGGCGAGACTGGCGCGGGGATCGTGTTCCGGGTGCCGTTCTACGAGCGCGTGGAGCGGATCGACAAGCGTGTGCTCTCCGTCGACATGGAACCGCAGACGGTACTGTCCACCGACCAGCTTCGTCTCAACGTCGATGCCTACGCCCGCTATCGCATCATCGACCCGGTGACGATGGTGGAGACCGCCGGCACGCTGGCGGGGGTCGAGACGCAGCTTGCGCAGATTCTGTCGTCCGTCGTGCGCCAGGAACTGGGCCGGCGCAGCTTCGCCTCATTGCTCGCGGCTGAGCGCGGAACGACGATGGCCAACATCCGCACCAAGCTCGATGCCGAGGCGCGCAAGTACGGCGCGCAGGTGATCGACGTGCGCATCGCGCGCGCCGACCTGCCTGACGGGACGCCGCTTGAATCGGCGTTCAACCGGATGCGCACGGCCCGCGCGCAGGAAGCGGCCACCTTGCGCGCCCAGGGACAGCGCAACGCCCAGATCATCCGGGCCGAGGCGGAGGCGGAAGCGGCGAAGATCTATGCCGCGGCCTATGGCAAGGACCCGGAATTCTACGATTTCTACCGCGCGATGCAGAGCTACGACACGACGTTCGCGCCGGACTCCAAGTCCGCCAGCACGATCATCCTGTCGCCTGACAACGAATATCTGCGCCAGTTCCGCGGACAGCGGTAG
- a CDS encoding Do family serine endopeptidase: protein MRYSYGLTSALLIGGAAISLITGNPAGAQVAQNDEGQMARVVPRAGAPESFADLTAQLQPAVVNISTRQRIQVPAQQNPFAGTPFEGLFGNRGGGGQAQPQTREAQSLGSGFIISADGYVVTNNHVIAPQGRGEVEEITVTMTDGTEYPAELVGNDSASDLAVLKINAPKTLPFVKFGDSRQARVGDWVIAIGNPFALGGTVTSGIVSAVYRNTGTGGAYDRYIQTDASINRGNSGGPLFDMQGNVIGINNAIFSPSGGSVGIGFAIPAEIAAPIVDKLRQGQEIARGYLGIQIQPVTGDLADSLNLPQNRGEFVQSVEPAQAADRAGIRPGDVVTKVNNRDVTSDQTLSFIVANIAPGTRIPVELYRDGERRVVNVTVGKRPSDDELAQSQMFNADRAEGDGAVARPEGENSALTQSLGLRVSPMTPRFAQQLGVSADTDGLVILGVDNGSDAGQKGLQPGDIVVSANYKAVNAPADLERIVAEAKAAKRVSVLLRIQRRGRPLTYVPIRVR, encoded by the coding sequence GTGCGCTATTCATACGGTTTGACTTCGGCCCTTCTGATCGGCGGGGCCGCCATTTCCCTCATCACCGGCAACCCCGCCGGGGCGCAGGTAGCGCAGAACGACGAAGGGCAGATGGCCCGCGTGGTGCCGCGCGCCGGCGCACCGGAAAGCTTCGCGGACCTGACGGCACAGCTGCAACCGGCCGTCGTCAACATCTCCACCCGGCAGCGCATCCAGGTCCCTGCGCAGCAGAACCCGTTCGCGGGCACGCCGTTCGAAGGGCTGTTCGGCAACCGCGGCGGAGGCGGCCAGGCCCAGCCGCAGACGCGCGAGGCGCAGTCCCTGGGTTCCGGATTCATCATCTCGGCCGATGGCTACGTCGTCACCAACAACCACGTCATCGCGCCGCAGGGCCGGGGCGAGGTTGAAGAAATCACCGTCACCATGACCGACGGGACCGAATATCCCGCGGAGCTGGTCGGCAACGACAGCGCGTCGGACCTCGCGGTGCTGAAGATCAACGCGCCCAAGACCCTCCCATTCGTGAAGTTCGGTGATTCCCGCCAGGCGCGCGTCGGCGATTGGGTGATCGCGATCGGCAACCCGTTCGCACTGGGTGGGACGGTGACCAGCGGAATCGTCTCGGCGGTCTATCGCAACACCGGGACGGGGGGCGCGTACGACCGGTACATCCAGACCGACGCCAGCATCAATCGCGGCAATTCCGGCGGCCCGCTGTTCGACATGCAGGGCAACGTGATCGGCATCAACAATGCGATCTTCTCGCCCAGCGGCGGCAGCGTTGGCATCGGCTTCGCCATTCCGGCGGAAATCGCCGCGCCGATCGTGGACAAACTGCGCCAGGGGCAGGAGATCGCCCGTGGCTATCTCGGCATCCAGATCCAGCCGGTGACGGGGGACCTGGCCGATTCGCTCAACCTGCCGCAGAACCGCGGCGAGTTCGTGCAGTCGGTGGAGCCTGCGCAGGCCGCCGACCGCGCGGGAATTCGACCGGGTGACGTGGTGACCAAGGTCAACAACCGCGACGTGACAAGCGACCAGACCCTGTCCTTCATTGTTGCCAACATCGCGCCGGGCACCCGTATTCCCGTGGAGCTTTACCGCGACGGCGAGCGCCGCGTGGTCAACGTCACCGTGGGCAAGCGCCCGAGCGACGATGAACTGGCCCAGTCGCAGATGTTCAACGCCGATCGCGCCGAAGGCGACGGCGCGGTGGCGCGTCCCGAGGGCGAAAACAGCGCGCTGACGCAGAGCCTGGGGCTGCGGGTGTCACCGATGACGCCGCGCTTCGCCCAGCAGCTCGGCGTGTCGGCCGATACCGATGGCCTGGTGATCCTCGGCGTCGACAACGGGTCGGACGCGGGCCAGAAGGGCCTGCAGCCAGGCGACATCGTGGTCAGCGCCAACTACAAGGCAGTCAACGCCCCGGCGGATCTGGAACGCATCGTGGCCGAGGCGAAGGCCGCGAAGCGGGTTAGCGTGCTGCTTCGCATCCAGCGGCGCGGACGGCCGCTGACATACGTGCCGATCCGCGTGCGCTGA